In Aureibaculum algae, the following are encoded in one genomic region:
- a CDS encoding BlaI/MecI/CopY family transcriptional regulator, which translates to MALSKTEEQLMQYLWKLEKAFMKDLLTIYPEPKPATTTIATLLKRMIGKGFVAYKLYGNAREYYPLIKKKDYFAKHVNGLIKTFFNDSASQFASFFTEETNLTKEELEELKKLIDKQIKEK; encoded by the coding sequence ATGGCCTTATCAAAAACTGAAGAACAATTAATGCAATACCTCTGGAAGCTAGAAAAAGCTTTTATGAAAGATTTGTTAACTATATACCCAGAACCTAAACCAGCAACCACAACTATTGCTACGTTGTTAAAACGAATGATCGGTAAAGGATTTGTTGCCTATAAATTGTATGGTAATGCAAGAGAGTATTACCCATTAATTAAAAAGAAAGATTACTTCGCTAAACATGTAAACGGATTGATTAAAACATTTTTTAACGATTCTGCTTCTCAATTTGCTTCCTTTTTTACAGAAGAAACCAACCTGACCAAAGAGGAGTTGGAAGAGTTGAAAAAACTGATTGACAAACAAATAAAAGAAAAATAA